The Oscillospiraceae bacterium genome contains a region encoding:
- the metI gene encoding methionine ABC transporter permease, with the protein MQAILDFVSQYGSLLAEGTAETLYMTLVPTFFAYVLGLPMGVLLTITKAGGIAAAPRFNAFFGWLVNILRSLPFIILMIFIIPLTRFIAGTSIGATAANVPLVIAAAPFVARMVEQSLEEIDGGVIEAARCMGATNWQIVTRVLLIESVPSLLRGLSISTITILGYTAITGAVGAGGLGNIAFRFGYQRYQDNVMYVTVVLLILLVCVIQSIFNLLAAKADRRSR; encoded by the coding sequence ATGCAGGCCATTCTTGATTTTGTTTCCCAATACGGCAGCCTTCTTGCCGAGGGCACGGCCGAAACCCTTTACATGACCCTGGTGCCCACCTTCTTTGCCTATGTGCTGGGCCTGCCCATGGGGGTGCTGCTCACCATCACCAAGGCCGGCGGCATCGCCGCCGCCCCCCGTTTCAACGCGTTTTTCGGCTGGCTGGTCAACATCCTGCGCAGCCTGCCCTTCATCATCCTGATGATCTTCATCATTCCCCTCACCCGCTTCATCGCCGGCACCTCCATCGGCGCCACCGCGGCCAACGTGCCGCTGGTCATCGCTGCGGCCCCCTTTGTGGCCCGCATGGTCGAGCAAAGCCTCGAAGAGATCGACGGCGGCGTGATCGAGGCCGCCCGCTGCATGGGCGCAACCAACTGGCAGATCGTCACCCGGGTGCTGCTCATCGAAAGCGTGCCCAGCCTTCTGCGGGGCCTGTCCATCAGCACCATCACCATTCTGGGCTACACCGCCATCACCGGCGCGGTGGGCGCGGGGGGCCTGGGCAACATCGCGTTCCGCTTCGGCTACCAGCGCTACCAGGACAACGTGATGTACGTAACGGTGGTGCTGCTGATCCTGCTGGTCTGCGTGATCCAAAGCATCTTCAACCTGCTGGCCGCAAAGGCCGACAGGCGCAGCCGCTGA
- a CDS encoding gamma-glutamyl-gamma-aminobutyrate hydrolase, with the protein MREPVIGVVDLGSGPFRRYMKNKYLAALRAAGAQPLLLGWAAGPQAAEAAMARCSGLLLPGGADLAPALYGQSPRPKCGKPCPGRDTAEPLLFAAARAQGKPVLGICRGCQLLNAVLGGTLYQDLSELPAAHLRHMDFFGRAKHVHTVTLAPGSRLAACRQQGAGVQGVNSMHHQALHTAAPCLAVAALSEDGVIEALEASAGPFCVGVQWHPEHLFHRDPFALAIFRAFVQAAQLVPAP; encoded by the coding sequence ATGCGCGAGCCCGTCATCGGCGTGGTGGATCTGGGCAGCGGCCCGTTCCGCCGCTATATGAAAAACAAATATCTCGCCGCGCTGCGCGCCGCCGGGGCCCAGCCCCTGCTGCTGGGCTGGGCCGCCGGCCCTCAGGCGGCCGAAGCCGCCATGGCCCGCTGCAGCGGCCTGCTGCTGCCCGGCGGGGCGGACCTCGCCCCCGCGCTGTACGGCCAGTCCCCCCGCCCCAAATGCGGCAAGCCCTGCCCCGGGCGGGATACCGCCGAGCCTCTGCTTTTTGCCGCCGCCCGCGCCCAGGGCAAGCCGGTCCTGGGCATCTGCCGGGGCTGCCAGCTGCTGAACGCCGTTCTGGGCGGCACCCTGTACCAGGACCTCTCCGAGCTTCCCGCGGCGCACCTGCGCCATATGGACTTTTTTGGCCGTGCAAAGCACGTGCACACCGTAACCCTCGCTCCCGGCAGCCGCCTGGCGGCCTGCCGGCAGCAGGGCGCGGGCGTGCAGGGGGTAAACTCCATGCACCACCAGGCGCTGCACACGGCAGCGCCCTGCCTTGCAGTCGCCGCCCTCAGCGAAGACGGCGTCATCGAGGCGCTGGAAGCCTCCGCCGGGCCCTTCTGCGTCGGGGTGCAGTGGCACCCCGAGCATCTTTTCCACCGCGACCCTTTTGCCCTGGCCATCTTCCGCGCCTTCGTGCAGGCGGCGCAGCTGGTTCCCGCCCCCTGA
- a CDS encoding N-acetyltransferase, which translates to MKHTGTQPLHTARLTLLPQTAADAIPMFENWASDPEVTRYLRWEPHQSWTDTAALLAAWEPLYQNPDYYQWGIHLNESGVLIGSISLQRGEESDPAAWRAPGLDFSQGVWDPGYCIGRAFWNRGYTTEALLAVRDYWFNQVGGSWLACCHASANPASGRVMQKAGWVYDHDAVYHKFNGAPVACRVYYQKNPNEP; encoded by the coding sequence TTGAAACACACAGGCACACAGCCGCTGCACACCGCGCGGCTCACACTTTTGCCCCAAACGGCGGCCGACGCCATCCCCATGTTTGAAAACTGGGCCAGCGACCCGGAGGTCACCCGTTACCTGCGGTGGGAGCCGCATCAGTCCTGGACCGATACCGCGGCGCTCCTGGCCGCGTGGGAACCGCTCTATCAAAACCCCGATTACTACCAGTGGGGCATCCACCTGAACGAAAGCGGCGTTTTGATCGGCTCCATCAGCCTGCAGCGCGGCGAAGAGAGCGACCCCGCGGCCTGGCGCGCCCCCGGGCTCGATTTCAGCCAGGGCGTGTGGGATCCCGGCTACTGCATCGGCCGGGCCTTCTGGAACCGGGGCTATACCACCGAGGCGCTGCTGGCCGTGCGGGATTACTGGTTCAACCAGGTAGGCGGGTCCTGGCTCGCCTGCTGTCACGCATCGGCAAACCCCGCCAGCGGCCGGGTAATGCAGAAGGCCGGCTGGGTGTACGATCACGATGCGGTGTACCACAAATTCAACGGCGCCCCCGTGGCTTGCCGGGTATACTATCAAAAGAATCCAAACGAGCCATAA
- the hflX gene encoding GTPase HflX, with product MTEQKQKEFPPVKVVLLGLDQGEFDPDRSMGELAALCEANHMQAVAELVQKRAAPEAGTVLGEGKLAEARLYCQNLEAEAAVFDGELSGSQLRNISDALGVEVLDRTMLILEIFRSRAVTNEGKLQTELALLRYRLPRLAGLGESLSRQGGGGAGGGGARRGAGESKLEYDRRHVRRRIEALEARLAELEKRRGETRRARQKAGAPVVSLVGYTNVGKSSLLNALCGAEVLEADMLFATLDPTARKLTLPSGLSVVAVDTVGFVSRLPHKLVEAFKSTLEEAAYSDVIVKVADAADGERESQLEVTDQVLAGLGCTGIPQLTVYNKCDKPGAVPFAPGVLLTSAKTGRGLPELLAALDAALADRVRPVKLLLPYAKLALAEPMRTRGSVTAEQYQESGVYFEGFVKSTDLHLYLPYLVE from the coding sequence ATGACCGAACAAAAACAAAAGGAATTCCCGCCGGTAAAGGTGGTGCTGCTGGGGCTGGACCAGGGCGAATTCGATCCCGACCGCAGCATGGGCGAGCTCGCCGCCCTGTGCGAGGCCAACCATATGCAGGCCGTGGCCGAGCTGGTGCAAAAGCGCGCCGCGCCCGAGGCGGGCACGGTTCTGGGCGAGGGCAAGCTGGCTGAGGCCCGGCTCTACTGCCAAAACCTTGAGGCCGAGGCCGCCGTGTTCGACGGCGAATTGTCCGGCAGCCAGCTGCGCAACATCTCAGACGCTTTGGGCGTTGAGGTGCTCGACCGCACCATGCTCATTCTCGAGATCTTCCGCAGCCGCGCGGTCACAAACGAGGGCAAGCTGCAAACCGAGCTCGCCCTGCTGCGCTACCGGCTGCCCCGCCTCGCAGGCCTGGGCGAAAGCCTGTCCCGCCAGGGCGGCGGCGGGGCCGGCGGCGGCGGCGCGCGGCGCGGCGCCGGCGAAAGCAAGCTGGAATACGACCGCCGGCACGTGCGGCGGCGCATCGAGGCGCTGGAAGCCCGCCTGGCCGAGCTGGAAAAGCGCCGCGGCGAGACCCGGCGCGCCCGCCAAAAGGCCGGCGCGCCCGTCGTCAGCCTGGTGGGTTACACAAACGTGGGCAAATCCAGCCTGCTGAACGCGCTGTGCGGCGCCGAAGTGCTCGAGGCGGACATGCTGTTCGCCACCCTCGACCCCACCGCCCGCAAGCTCACCCTGCCCAGCGGCCTCTCGGTGGTGGCGGTCGATACCGTGGGCTTTGTCAGCCGCCTGCCCCACAAGCTGGTCGAGGCCTTTAAAAGCACGCTGGAAGAGGCCGCCTATTCCGATGTGATCGTAAAAGTGGCCGACGCGGCGGACGGCGAGCGCGAAAGCCAGCTGGAAGTCACCGACCAGGTCCTGGCCGGGCTGGGCTGCACCGGCATCCCCCAGCTCACCGTGTACAACAAGTGCGACAAGCCCGGCGCGGTGCCCTTTGCGCCCGGCGTGCTGCTCACCAGCGCCAAAACCGGCCGCGGCCTGCCCGAGCTGCTGGCCGCGCTGGACGCCGCCCTGGCCGACCGGGTGCGCCCGGTCAAGCTGCTGCTTCCCTATGCAAAACTCGCCCTGGCCGAGCCCATGCGCACCCGGGGCAGCGTCACCGCCGAGCAGTACCAGGAAAGCGGCGTGTACTTCGAGGGCTTTGTAAAAAGCACCGACCTGCACCTGTACCTGCCCTATCTCGTGGAGTGA
- a CDS encoding AsnC family transcriptional regulator, protein MDKLDKKILTLLTQNARMPVKDIAKQVSLTSPAVSSRIRRMEQQGIIGGYTVRLELPGSAHQVSALISVSIQPAQRDEFLAMLQNEPQVVQCFHVTGSHSFIAKAGCGSMQELEHLITRFQQLGPTSTQIILSTPVDRRLPAL, encoded by the coding sequence TTGGACAAACTCGACAAAAAGATCCTCACCCTTCTCACCCAGAACGCCCGTATGCCGGTCAAGGACATTGCCAAGCAGGTCTCGCTCACCAGCCCTGCCGTGAGCAGCCGCATCCGCCGCATGGAGCAGCAGGGCATCATCGGCGGCTACACCGTGCGGCTGGAGCTGCCGGGCAGCGCCCACCAGGTAAGCGCGCTCATCAGCGTTTCCATCCAGCCCGCCCAGCGGGACGAGTTCCTTGCCATGCTGCAGAACGAGCCGCAGGTGGTGCAGTGCTTCCATGTCACCGGCAGCCACAGCTTTATCGCCAAGGCCGGCTGCGGCAGCATGCAGGAGCTGGAGCACCTGATCACCCGTTTCCAGCAGCTCGGCCCCACCAGCACCCAGATCATCCTCTCCACCCCGGTGGACCGGCGTCTGCCCGCGCTTTAA